A window from Pararge aegeria chromosome 6, ilParAegt1.1, whole genome shotgun sequence encodes these proteins:
- the LOC120624756 gene encoding DNA primase small subunit: protein MADQHDENLLPDMLPLYYTRYFPQNIFCRWLSCGNNPKPLSNRELSFTLADDVYLRYLSINDQKEFQTLLQKKCPHKLDIGAVYNTKPSIGRHDAVVLARELVFDIDLTDYDEVRTCCQEAIVCDKCWKFMVVACEIIHTALRDDFGFQNILWVFSGRRGVHCWVSDYEARTLDSPGRAAVADYLCLIMGGENQNKKVHFASDLHSSIWRSLTIIDKYFEEILQDQELISTTEGLKSFLKMIPDETLATQVQENLERMPRSSLERWDTFVTTYNKYCKENINATRKIKYLVEEIKIQYCYPRLDVNVTKGFNHLLKSPFSIHPKTGKVSVVFKPEHAKSFKLEEIPTIYTLLDDSAQDNVQHQSNMRAAVKNFQELVFSLEKAEAMRRKNDANASLLEF, encoded by the exons atg GCCGATCAGCATGATGAAAATTTGTTACCAGATATGTTGCCTTTGTATTACACGAGATACTTTCctcaaaacattttttgtagATGGCTTTCATGTGGAAACAATCCTAAGCCGTTATCAAACAGAGAGTTGTCATTTACTTTAGCGGATGATGTATATTTACggtatttatctataaatgACCAAAAGGAATTTCAAACTTTGTTGCAAAAAAAATGCCCGCATAAGCTGGACATTGGTGCAGTTTACAATACTAA ACCCTCTATTGGTCGTCATGATGCAGTTGTACTGGCTAGGGAGCTAGTGTTTGATATTGATCTCACAGACTATGATGAAGTGCGAACTTGTTGCCAAGAAGCTATAGTATGTGATAAGTGTTGGAAATTTATGGTTGTAGCCTGTGAAATCATTCATACAGCTTTAAGAG ATGATTTTggttttcaaaatattctatGGGTGTTCTCTGGACGGCGCGGTGTACATTGCTGGGTATCAGACTATGAAGCAAGAACATTGGATAGCCCTGGCCGAGCAGCTGTTGCAGATTACCTTTGTCTTATTATGGGTGGTGAAAATCAGAATAAAAAAGTACACTTTGCTAGTGACTTACATTCCAGTATCTG GAGATCTCTTACcataattgataaatattttgaagaaattCTTCAGGACCAAGAACTTATTTCAACTACAGAAGGTTTAAAAAGTTTTCTGAAAATGATACCTGATGAAACATTGGCAACACAGGTACAAGAGAATTTAGAAAGAATGCCAAGATCATCACTAGAGAGATGGGATACTTTTGTtactacatacaataaatattgcaAAGAA AATATAAATGCCACAaggaaaattaaatacttagttgaagaaataaaaatacagtactGTTACCCTAGATTAGATGTTAATGTGACAAAAGGCTTTAACCATTTGTTAAAATCACCATTTAGTATTCATCCCAAAACAGGAAAGGTATCCGTAGTATTTAAACCTGAACATGCTAAAAGCTTCAAATTAGAGGAAATACCAACAATATACACCCTTCTTGACGACAGTGCTCAGGATAATGTTCAACATCAAAGTAATATGAGGGCAGCTGTGAAAAACTTTCAAGAGCTTGTGTTTTCTTTGGAGAAAGCAGAAGCTATGAGGAGAAAGAATGATGCAA ATGCATCACTGTTAGAGTTTTGA
- the LOC120624753 gene encoding peflin isoform X2, with amino-acid sequence MAYNPGYNQPGQNPAAYNQQGYNQPGYNQPGYGGQAGQLEMGHGPYPSIGAGGTVSPQVQQWFSAVDKDKSGFITAAELRAALVNAQGQSFSETACNLMIGMFDKDRSGHINLEEFDKLYTYINQWLAVFKTYDSDQSGSIDEQELSKALSQMGFRFTPDFINFLSKRCDARESKISVDNFIVLCVQVQRFTEAFKQRDTQQNGTVTIGFEDFLNIALSCSI; translated from the exons ATGGCCTATAAC CCCGGCTACAATCAACCCGGGCAGAATCCAGCAGCCTACAATCAACAAGGTTACAACCAACCAGGCTACAATCAACCTGGCTATGGAGGGCAAGCAGGACAATTGGAAATGGGCCACGGTCCATACCCATCTATTGGCGCGGGGGGCACTGTATCGCCGCAAGTGCAACAATGGTTCAGTGCTGTTGACAAGGACAAGTCTGGGTTCATAACGGCGGCAGAGTTGAGAGCAGCATTAGTTAATGCTCAAGGTCAATCTTTCTCGGAAACTGCGTGTAATCTTATGATTG GCATGTTTGACAAAGATCGATCGGGACACATCAACTTGGAAGAGTTCGACAAATTGTATACTTACATAAACCAGTGGCTTGCAGTTTTTAAAACCTACGATTCAGATCAGTCTGGCTCCATCGATGAACAAGAATTGTCGAAAG CACTGTCACAAATGGGATTCCGGTTCACGCCTGACTTTATCAACTTCCTGTCGAAGAGATGCGACGCGAGAGAGAGTAAAATATCAGTGGACAATTTCATAGTGTTGTGCGTTCAAGTACAGCGCTTCACTGAAGCATTTAAACAGAGGGACACTCAACAAAATGGGACAGTGACAATTGGCTTTGAAGATTTTCTAAATATTGCGCTTAGCTGTTCCATATAA
- the LOC120624753 gene encoding leucine-rich repeats and immunoglobulin-like domains protein 3 isoform X3: protein MVYSHLLTIVTIVLLIRISVQNENVECPHKCDCLEQYVDCSKKNLVSVPRIPKWVEKLDLSYNKLISDVTYGFDGLLSLDTLKLDKNALSGIPNFLHQNQIQEVSLNRNNISAIDAGHFPVNSSIKIISLNSNHIKMIEEGALNNLTNLVTLKLNRNEIISLPNHLFRHQSSLKVLELNHNKLHVITGLLFQGLSSLTILKIKYNNIANIMDGAFFGFKSVNLLQLDHNGIRSISKGWMYGLESLTMLSLSNNLISQIDFGSWELCTSLEELDLSHNYLMEIEGRTFQHLTNLHTLNLSYNNISSISQEAFSHMVQLKTLLLNNNKISWTVEDMSGPFSKLQNLIKFNLSANHIKSISARAFEGLNNVVEIDLRANNITSIQQHAFNSMTKIKKLYLNSSSLLCDCNLLWMVKWIRDKVEQKYVTATCAYPSEVRGVIISRVKEGNCGDSPKPRIIEHPKTHLAIKNRSANLVCSATSNPFSNMTFLWRKNNGNVSNPRVYENVTLTEHGKPHATSVLVIPDVTHSDSGRYQCVVSNKFGTSYSSKAKVDIVTFPRFTQIPINVTVKTGDTVTLNCAATGDPQPEISWKKDGGNDFPAARERRMNVMPTDHLFFIVNAKTTDMGIYSCAAKNSAGTIIANATLSVLQEPSFVRVMENKEVTSGESVVLQCMITGSPKPVLKWLKDGSSILPTERHFFTADDQVLVIIGAESSDAGHYECEITNKLGTKKDMIELKVLPPVAIMVKEEDMTGIIIITVVCCAVGTSIIWVVIIYHTRRRMAGAVRNNFPSESVKMTQVVHSDSDSPHLFPDNLSEHSSCKDSGTGDSAKQTSFDGMPSDRSEQVHFETTVCRSYSPVPEAHKLLPSSFKPSIQVCYNQPGYGGQAGQLEMGHGPYPSIGAGGTVSPQVQQWFSAVDKDKSGFITAAELRAALVNAQGQSFSETACNLMIGMFDKDRSGHINLEEFDKLYTYINQWLAVFKTYDSDQSGSIDEQELSKALSQMGFRFTPDFINFLSKRCDARESKISVDNFIVLCVQVQRFTEAFKQRDTQQNGTVTIGFEDFLNIALSCSI from the exons ATGGTATACTCTCATTTGCTCACGATTGTGACAATCGTGTTATTGATACGAATATCAGTGCAAAATGAAAACGTTGAATGCCCTCACAAATGCGACTGTTTAGAACAGTATGTAGACTGttcgaaaaaaaatttggtGTCAGTGCCAAGAATTCCAAAGTGGGTGGAGAAATTAGACCtaagttacaataaattaataagcgATGTTACCTATGGATTCGATGGCTTGTTATCCCTAGACACcttaaaattagataaaaatgCATTGTCTGGTATTCCTAACTTCCTGCACCAAAATCAAATACAAGAAGTCAGCCTTAATAGAAACAATATAAGTGCAATAGACGCTGGTCATTTTCCCGTGAACAGTTCCATAAAGATAATAAGCTTAAACAGCAATCACATTAAAATGATAGAGGAAGGTGCTCTCAACAATTTGACCAACTTGGTGACATTAAAGTTGaatagaaatgaaattatatctcTACCTAACCACCTATTTAGGCATCAGTCTAGCTTGAAGGTTTTGgaattaaatcataataaactaCATGTCATTACTGGTCTGCTTTTTCAAGGGTTATCCAGTCTGaccatattgaaaataaaatataacaatattgcAAACATAATGGATGGTGCTTTTTTTGGATTTAAATCTGTGAACTTGTTACAATTGGATCATAATGGAATTCGAAGTATATCTAAAGGTTGGATGTATGGTTTGGAATCATTGACCATGCTATCCttatcaaataatttaatatctcaAATTGATTTTGGTAGCTGGGAGCTATGCACCAGTCTAGAAGAATTAGATCTATCTCACAACTATTTGATGGAAATTGAAGGTCGCACATTTCAACACTTGACCAACCTCCACACCCTCAATTTGAGTTACAATAACATCTCCTCAATATCCCAGGAAGCATTTAGCCACATGGTGCAGCTAAAAACActccttttaaataataacaaaatatcctGGACAGTTGAAGACATGTCGGGGCCATTTTCAAAACTTCAGAATCTTATAAAATTCAACTTGTCAGCTAATCACATCAAATCAATTAGTGCAAGAGCATTTGAAGGCTTAAATAATGTTGTTGAAATAGATTTAAGAGCAAACAATATTACCTCAATTCAACAGCACGCTTTCAATTCAatgaccaaaattaaaaaactgtatttgaaCTCATCATCTTTATTATGTGATTGCAACTTGCTGTGGATGGTCAAGTGGATTAGAGATAAAGTTGAACAAAAGTATGTCACTGCTACATGTGCTTACCCATCAGAAGTACGAGGAGTTATTATCTCCAGAGTCAAGGAAGGTAATTGTGGTGATTCACCCAAACCAAGAATTATTGAACACCCTAAGACACACCTGGCAATAAAGAACCGATCTGCTAATTTAGTTTGTTCAGCCACATCAAATCCGTTTAGCAATATGACCTTTTTATGGAGGAAAAATAATGGCAATGTCAGCAATCCCAGGGTATATGAGAACGTTACATTAACAGAACATGGGAAACCTCACGCAACTTCTGTTTTGGTTATACCTGATGTAACACATTCTGATTCAGGCAGATACCAGTGTGTTGTAAGTAATAAATTTGGAACATCATACTCTTCAAAGGCAAAAGTCGATATTGTAACCTTTCCCCGGTTTACGCAAATACCAATAAATGTAACAGTAAAAACTGGTGATACTGTGACCCTCAATTGCGCAGCAACTGGTGACCCCCAACCAGAAATATCATGGAAAAAAGATGGTGGGAATGACTTCCCTGCAGCAAGAGAGAGACGCATGAATGTTATGCCAACTGATcatctattttttattgtaaatgctAAAACAACTgatatgggaatttatagttgTGCTGCTAAAAACTCAGCTGGTACTATAATAGCTAATGCAACATTGTCAGTTTTACAAGAACCATCTTTTGTTAGAGTGATGGAGAATAAGGAAGTGACCAGTGGGGAATCTGTAGTATTACAATGTATGATAACAGGATCACCTAAGCCTGTATTAAAATGGCTGAAGGATGGGTCTTCAATACTTCCTACGGAACGTCACTTTTTCACTGCAGATGATCAAGTACTAGTTATAATTGGAGCAGAGTCCAGTGATGCTGGTCATTATGAATGTGAAATCACGAATAAACTAGGTACTAAGAAGGACATGATAGAGCTAAAGGTTCTTCCTCCAGTGGCTATTATGGTAAAAGAGGAAGATATGACgggtattattataataacagtgGTGTGTTGTGCTGTGGGAACATCTATTATTTGGGTGGTAATAATTTACCATACAAGAAGACGCATGGCAGGTGCAGTGCGTAATAACTTTCCATCTGAAAGTGTGAAAATGACACAAGTTGTGCATAGTGATAGTGATTCTCCTCATTTGTTTCCAGACAATCTGTCAGAGCATTCCTCTTGTAAGGACAGTGGAACAGGGGACTCTGCTAAACAAACAAGCTTTGATGGAATGCCAAGCGATAGAAGTGAGCAAGTACATTTTGAAACAACTGTGTGCAGAAGTTATTCTCCAGTGCCAGAAGCGCATAAGCTTCTTCCTTCATCATTTAAGCCATCTATACAAGTGT GCTACAATCAACCTGGCTATGGAGGGCAAGCAGGACAATTGGAAATGGGCCACGGTCCATACCCATCTATTGGCGCGGGGGGCACTGTATCGCCGCAAGTGCAACAATGGTTCAGTGCTGTTGACAAGGACAAGTCTGGGTTCATAACGGCGGCAGAGTTGAGAGCAGCATTAGTTAATGCTCAAGGTCAATCTTTCTCGGAAACTGCGTGTAATCTTATGATTG GCATGTTTGACAAAGATCGATCGGGACACATCAACTTGGAAGAGTTCGACAAATTGTATACTTACATAAACCAGTGGCTTGCAGTTTTTAAAACCTACGATTCAGATCAGTCTGGCTCCATCGATGAACAAGAATTGTCGAAAG CACTGTCACAAATGGGATTCCGGTTCACGCCTGACTTTATCAACTTCCTGTCGAAGAGATGCGACGCGAGAGAGAGTAAAATATCAGTGGACAATTTCATAGTGTTGTGCGTTCAAGTACAGCGCTTCACTGAAGCATTTAAACAGAGGGACACTCAACAAAATGGGACAGTGACAATTGGCTTTGAAGATTTTCTAAATATTGCGCTTAGCTGTTCCATATAA
- the LOC120624753 gene encoding leucine-rich repeats and immunoglobulin-like domains protein 3 isoform X1 yields the protein MVYSHLLTIVTIVLLIRISVQNENVECPHKCDCLEQYVDCSKKNLVSVPRIPKWVEKLDLSYNKLISDVTYGFDGLLSLDTLKLDKNALSGIPNFLHQNQIQEVSLNRNNISAIDAGHFPVNSSIKIISLNSNHIKMIEEGALNNLTNLVTLKLNRNEIISLPNHLFRHQSSLKVLELNHNKLHVITGLLFQGLSSLTILKIKYNNIANIMDGAFFGFKSVNLLQLDHNGIRSISKGWMYGLESLTMLSLSNNLISQIDFGSWELCTSLEELDLSHNYLMEIEGRTFQHLTNLHTLNLSYNNISSISQEAFSHMVQLKTLLLNNNKISWTVEDMSGPFSKLQNLIKFNLSANHIKSISARAFEGLNNVVEIDLRANNITSIQQHAFNSMTKIKKLYLNSSSLLCDCNLLWMVKWIRDKVEQKYVTATCAYPSEVRGVIISRVKEGNCGDSPKPRIIEHPKTHLAIKNRSANLVCSATSNPFSNMTFLWRKNNGNVSNPRVYENVTLTEHGKPHATSVLVIPDVTHSDSGRYQCVVSNKFGTSYSSKAKVDIVTFPRFTQIPINVTVKTGDTVTLNCAATGDPQPEISWKKDGGNDFPAARERRMNVMPTDHLFFIVNAKTTDMGIYSCAAKNSAGTIIANATLSVLQEPSFVRVMENKEVTSGESVVLQCMITGSPKPVLKWLKDGSSILPTERHFFTADDQVLVIIGAESSDAGHYECEITNKLGTKKDMIELKVLPPVAIMVKEEDMTGIIIITVVCCAVGTSIIWVVIIYHTRRRMAGAVRNNFPSESVKMTQVVHSDSDSPHLFPDNLSEHSSCKDSGTGDSAKQTSFDGMPSDRSEQVHFETTVCRSYSPVPEAHKLLPSSFKPSIQVCVNTCVTPATYSFSSQSVL from the exons ATGGTATACTCTCATTTGCTCACGATTGTGACAATCGTGTTATTGATACGAATATCAGTGCAAAATGAAAACGTTGAATGCCCTCACAAATGCGACTGTTTAGAACAGTATGTAGACTGttcgaaaaaaaatttggtGTCAGTGCCAAGAATTCCAAAGTGGGTGGAGAAATTAGACCtaagttacaataaattaataagcgATGTTACCTATGGATTCGATGGCTTGTTATCCCTAGACACcttaaaattagataaaaatgCATTGTCTGGTATTCCTAACTTCCTGCACCAAAATCAAATACAAGAAGTCAGCCTTAATAGAAACAATATAAGTGCAATAGACGCTGGTCATTTTCCCGTGAACAGTTCCATAAAGATAATAAGCTTAAACAGCAATCACATTAAAATGATAGAGGAAGGTGCTCTCAACAATTTGACCAACTTGGTGACATTAAAGTTGaatagaaatgaaattatatctcTACCTAACCACCTATTTAGGCATCAGTCTAGCTTGAAGGTTTTGgaattaaatcataataaactaCATGTCATTACTGGTCTGCTTTTTCAAGGGTTATCCAGTCTGaccatattgaaaataaaatataacaatattgcAAACATAATGGATGGTGCTTTTTTTGGATTTAAATCTGTGAACTTGTTACAATTGGATCATAATGGAATTCGAAGTATATCTAAAGGTTGGATGTATGGTTTGGAATCATTGACCATGCTATCCttatcaaataatttaatatctcaAATTGATTTTGGTAGCTGGGAGCTATGCACCAGTCTAGAAGAATTAGATCTATCTCACAACTATTTGATGGAAATTGAAGGTCGCACATTTCAACACTTGACCAACCTCCACACCCTCAATTTGAGTTACAATAACATCTCCTCAATATCCCAGGAAGCATTTAGCCACATGGTGCAGCTAAAAACActccttttaaataataacaaaatatcctGGACAGTTGAAGACATGTCGGGGCCATTTTCAAAACTTCAGAATCTTATAAAATTCAACTTGTCAGCTAATCACATCAAATCAATTAGTGCAAGAGCATTTGAAGGCTTAAATAATGTTGTTGAAATAGATTTAAGAGCAAACAATATTACCTCAATTCAACAGCACGCTTTCAATTCAatgaccaaaattaaaaaactgtatttgaaCTCATCATCTTTATTATGTGATTGCAACTTGCTGTGGATGGTCAAGTGGATTAGAGATAAAGTTGAACAAAAGTATGTCACTGCTACATGTGCTTACCCATCAGAAGTACGAGGAGTTATTATCTCCAGAGTCAAGGAAGGTAATTGTGGTGATTCACCCAAACCAAGAATTATTGAACACCCTAAGACACACCTGGCAATAAAGAACCGATCTGCTAATTTAGTTTGTTCAGCCACATCAAATCCGTTTAGCAATATGACCTTTTTATGGAGGAAAAATAATGGCAATGTCAGCAATCCCAGGGTATATGAGAACGTTACATTAACAGAACATGGGAAACCTCACGCAACTTCTGTTTTGGTTATACCTGATGTAACACATTCTGATTCAGGCAGATACCAGTGTGTTGTAAGTAATAAATTTGGAACATCATACTCTTCAAAGGCAAAAGTCGATATTGTAACCTTTCCCCGGTTTACGCAAATACCAATAAATGTAACAGTAAAAACTGGTGATACTGTGACCCTCAATTGCGCAGCAACTGGTGACCCCCAACCAGAAATATCATGGAAAAAAGATGGTGGGAATGACTTCCCTGCAGCAAGAGAGAGACGCATGAATGTTATGCCAACTGATcatctattttttattgtaaatgctAAAACAACTgatatgggaatttatagttgTGCTGCTAAAAACTCAGCTGGTACTATAATAGCTAATGCAACATTGTCAGTTTTACAAGAACCATCTTTTGTTAGAGTGATGGAGAATAAGGAAGTGACCAGTGGGGAATCTGTAGTATTACAATGTATGATAACAGGATCACCTAAGCCTGTATTAAAATGGCTGAAGGATGGGTCTTCAATACTTCCTACGGAACGTCACTTTTTCACTGCAGATGATCAAGTACTAGTTATAATTGGAGCAGAGTCCAGTGATGCTGGTCATTATGAATGTGAAATCACGAATAAACTAGGTACTAAGAAGGACATGATAGAGCTAAAGGTTCTTCCTCCAGTGGCTATTATGGTAAAAGAGGAAGATATGACgggtattattataataacagtgGTGTGTTGTGCTGTGGGAACATCTATTATTTGGGTGGTAATAATTTACCATACAAGAAGACGCATGGCAGGTGCAGTGCGTAATAACTTTCCATCTGAAAGTGTGAAAATGACACAAGTTGTGCATAGTGATAGTGATTCTCCTCATTTGTTTCCAGACAATCTGTCAGAGCATTCCTCTTGTAAGGACAGTGGAACAGGGGACTCTGCTAAACAAACAAGCTTTGATGGAATGCCAAGCGATAGAAGTGAGCAAGTACATTTTGAAACAACTGTGTGCAGAAGTTATTCTCCAGTGCCAGAAGCGCATAAGCTTCTTCCTTCATCATTTAAGCCATCTATACAAGTGTGTGTTAACACCTGTGTTACACCAGCTACTTACAGTTTTTCTAGTCAAAGTG TTTTATGA